In Actinoplanes sp. NBC_00393, a single genomic region encodes these proteins:
- a CDS encoding pyridoxamine 5'-phosphate oxidase family protein, producing the protein MDVLQRPEVGRLLADARHAVVGVNRAQGAPQLSVVWFVWDGEAFRFSTTRGRAKYLNLRRDPSISLLIDDFDNKFYVAAYGTARLVEDGHDELARPLLAKYMPERLDDPGWTPDRVIVELRPDRILVGH; encoded by the coding sequence ATGGATGTTCTTCAGCGGCCCGAGGTTGGGCGACTGCTCGCCGACGCGCGTCATGCTGTCGTCGGGGTCAACCGGGCGCAAGGTGCGCCGCAGCTGAGTGTGGTGTGGTTCGTGTGGGACGGCGAGGCCTTTCGGTTCAGCACCACCCGCGGCCGCGCCAAGTATCTGAATCTGCGGCGTGACCCGTCGATCTCCCTGCTCATCGATGATTTCGACAACAAGTTCTATGTCGCGGCGTACGGCACGGCTCGGCTCGTCGAGGACGGCCATGACGAGTTGGCCCGGCCGTTGCTGGCCAAGTACATGCCGGAGCGGCTCGATGACCCGGGGTGGACTCCGGACCGCGTCATCGTGGAGCTGCGGCCCGACCGCATTCTTGTCGGACACTGA
- a CDS encoding insulinase family protein — protein MIHYYDVDGLPVLYTATDGPLHAGIAFRVGLADEPLARRGLTHLVEHLALNFRGVADNHSYSTVGDEITYFHIGGSETEVVQFLNGVCAALSDLPVHRLPIEKDILRVEQHSQQVAVDEMLALHRHGARDFGMRGYLEMGLSNITPEVLRAWTARFFNRANAAVWISGRTLPAGLQLTLPGGYRQPVPAASSALPERPAHLSGPPGLLTWNAVVRRRPAAAVFAGVLQRAMFRSLRQQAGISYTVAAGHDTRGDGTTVLTATADALPAKQSAVVGGFVDVMASLRYVGADPAEVTAVVGQRCESIADAARQGTLLPGLVCDLLTGQPVRDAEQQLAETRAVTAEEVREVAAEAWADGLLMAPAEANAAWTGLVPVPTRSPFAVTGTAYPAIADDEIRLVVGRPGISLVSGDSDCVTVRFDECAAMLAHADGGRRLIGNDGLTVPIEPTLFENGTAVVAQVDARIHPDLRIDLPARDAEDIPQPKVEETCCDDDCCDSDCCDGDCCSDDDCAGDCCDQCCDDDCCDSDCCDGDCCSDDACQGRCCTGGRVGRALRRLRRR, from the coding sequence ATGATCCACTACTACGACGTCGACGGCCTCCCCGTCCTCTACACCGCGACCGACGGGCCGCTGCACGCCGGCATCGCGTTCCGGGTCGGTCTCGCCGACGAGCCGCTGGCCCGGCGCGGCCTGACCCACCTCGTCGAACACCTCGCACTGAACTTCCGCGGCGTCGCCGACAACCACAGCTACAGCACCGTCGGCGACGAGATCACCTACTTCCACATCGGCGGCTCCGAGACCGAGGTGGTCCAGTTCCTCAACGGGGTCTGTGCGGCCCTGTCCGACCTGCCGGTGCACCGCCTGCCGATCGAAAAGGACATCCTGCGCGTCGAACAGCACAGCCAGCAGGTCGCGGTCGACGAGATGCTGGCCCTGCACCGGCACGGCGCCCGCGACTTCGGCATGCGCGGCTACCTCGAGATGGGTCTGAGCAACATCACCCCGGAGGTGTTGCGGGCCTGGACCGCCCGGTTCTTCAACCGGGCCAACGCGGCAGTGTGGATCTCCGGCCGGACTTTGCCGGCCGGGTTGCAGCTGACGCTTCCCGGCGGCTACCGGCAGCCGGTGCCCGCCGCGTCGTCCGCACTTCCGGAACGCCCGGCGCACCTGTCCGGTCCGCCCGGCCTGTTGACCTGGAACGCCGTGGTGCGCCGCCGGCCCGCCGCCGCGGTCTTCGCCGGCGTGCTGCAGCGGGCCATGTTCCGGTCGCTGCGCCAACAGGCCGGCATCTCCTACACCGTCGCCGCCGGCCATGACACCCGCGGCGACGGCACGACGGTGCTCACCGCCACCGCGGACGCGCTACCGGCCAAACAGTCCGCCGTCGTCGGCGGTTTCGTCGACGTGATGGCCTCGCTGCGCTACGTCGGCGCGGACCCGGCCGAGGTCACCGCGGTCGTCGGGCAGCGCTGCGAGAGCATCGCGGACGCCGCCCGGCAGGGCACGCTGCTGCCCGGCCTGGTGTGCGACCTGCTCACCGGTCAACCGGTGCGCGACGCGGAACAACAGCTGGCCGAAACTCGGGCGGTCACCGCCGAAGAGGTACGCGAGGTGGCCGCCGAGGCCTGGGCCGACGGCCTGCTGATGGCGCCGGCCGAAGCCAACGCCGCCTGGACCGGACTCGTGCCGGTGCCGACCCGCTCACCGTTCGCGGTGACCGGCACGGCGTACCCGGCGATCGCCGACGACGAGATCCGCCTCGTCGTCGGCCGGCCCGGTATCTCCCTGGTCAGCGGCGACTCGGACTGCGTCACCGTCCGCTTCGACGAATGCGCGGCCATGCTCGCCCACGCCGACGGCGGCCGCCGGCTGATCGGCAACGACGGCCTCACCGTCCCGATCGAGCCGACCCTGTTCGAGAACGGGACGGCCGTGGTCGCGCAGGTCGACGCCCGCATCCACCCGGATCTGCGCATCGACCTGCCGGCTCGGGACGCCGAGGACATCCCGCAGCCGAAGGTCGAGGAGACCTGCTGCGACGACGACTGCTGCGACAGCGACTGCTGCGACGGGGACTGCTGCTCCGACGACGACTGCGCCGGTGACTGCTGCGATCAGTGCTGCGACGACGACTGCTGTGACAGCGACTGCTGCGATGGGGACTGCTGCTCCGACGACGCCTGCCAGGGCAGGTGCTGCACCGGCGGGCGCGTCGGTCGCGCATTGCGTCGCTTGCGAAGGCGCTGA
- a CDS encoding VOC family protein, giving the protein MTTTWKIELIPVPVTDVDRAKAFYEKIGFNADYDHQVHEGLRFVQFTPPGSACSIALGDGITEKVPGSQEIQVVVPDAYTARKHLIELGVEAGEVDEQPWGKFVHFRDPDGNSWSLQAIDRRPNG; this is encoded by the coding sequence ATGACAACGACGTGGAAGATCGAGCTCATCCCGGTGCCGGTGACCGACGTCGACCGGGCCAAGGCGTTCTACGAGAAGATCGGCTTCAACGCCGACTACGACCACCAGGTGCATGAGGGGCTGCGGTTCGTGCAGTTCACCCCGCCCGGCTCGGCGTGCTCCATCGCGCTCGGTGACGGCATCACCGAGAAGGTGCCGGGCAGCCAGGAGATCCAGGTCGTGGTGCCGGATGCGTACACCGCACGCAAGCACCTGATCGAGCTCGGTGTCGAGGCCGGCGAGGTGGACGAACAGCCGTGGGGCAAGTTCGTCCACTTCCGGGACCCCGACGGCAACAGCTGGTCACTGCAGGCCATCGACCGCCGGCCCAACGGCTGA
- a CDS encoding sugar ABC transporter substrate-binding protein, with translation MSRYGKRAVAAAVAIGLAVTVGACSSSGGKEAEENAEGLSGGKADTPTMTVAMITHAAPGDTFWDIIKKGAQSAATKDNVDLKYSADPSSANQATLIQSAIDSKVDGIAVTLPDPPALVPVVQKAIAAGIPVIAFNAGITSFEDSGALAYFGSDESVAGETAGQRAAQDGAKHVLCVVQEQGQVQLEARCDGVQKGFGGGAYDKIYVNGRDMPSVQTTIATKLQQDKTIDLVITLGAPFALASIQAVKDTGSQAKVATFDFNPQIPEQIQSGALQWAIDQQPFLQGYSAVDGLWLYKNNGNVLGGGKATLTGPYLVDKNNVDFVAKFAAAGNR, from the coding sequence ATGTCCAGATATGGGAAACGGGCGGTTGCGGCCGCCGTGGCGATCGGCCTCGCGGTCACCGTGGGCGCCTGCAGCAGCTCCGGCGGCAAGGAGGCCGAGGAGAACGCCGAGGGCCTGTCCGGTGGCAAGGCCGACACCCCCACCATGACGGTCGCCATGATCACCCACGCGGCGCCCGGCGACACCTTCTGGGACATCATCAAGAAAGGCGCCCAGTCAGCGGCCACCAAGGACAACGTCGACCTGAAGTACTCGGCCGACCCGAGCTCGGCGAACCAGGCGACGCTGATCCAGAGCGCCATCGACAGCAAGGTCGACGGCATCGCGGTCACCCTGCCGGACCCGCCGGCGCTGGTGCCGGTGGTGCAGAAGGCGATCGCGGCCGGCATCCCGGTGATCGCGTTCAACGCCGGCATCACCTCGTTCGAGGACTCCGGGGCGCTGGCGTACTTCGGTTCGGACGAGTCGGTCGCCGGTGAGACCGCCGGGCAGCGGGCCGCCCAGGACGGCGCCAAGCATGTGCTGTGCGTGGTCCAGGAGCAGGGCCAGGTGCAGCTGGAGGCGCGCTGCGACGGCGTGCAGAAGGGCTTCGGCGGCGGCGCGTACGACAAGATCTACGTCAACGGCCGGGACATGCCGTCGGTGCAGACCACGATCGCCACGAAGCTGCAGCAGGACAAGACGATCGACCTGGTCATCACCCTCGGCGCGCCGTTCGCGCTGGCCTCGATCCAGGCGGTCAAGGACACCGGCAGCCAGGCGAAGGTCGCCACCTTCGACTTCAACCCGCAGATCCCGGAGCAGATCCAGTCCGGCGCGCTGCAGTGGGCCATCGACCAGCAGCCGTTCCTGCAGGGCTATTCGGCGGTCGACGGACTGTGGCTCTACAAGAACAACGGCAACGTGCTCGGCGGTGGCAAGGCCACGCTGACCGGGCCGTACCTGGTCGACAAGAACAACGTCGACTTCGTCGCGAAGTTCGCGGCGGCCGGTAACCGGTAG
- a CDS encoding carboxypeptidase-like regulatory domain-containing protein, whose amino-acid sequence MTRLRARWARAAALVALLGGTLVVAAAPVAGAPTPIRILSVSAENVEPGDKVRVQFRVTNTGQGAETAVVVVGGGLDCATGCRAEPNLRPGQSQDFGATLVAPKVAAGETSGRNISVAVRLGGQNSYDHKMVYVHGSGTSTPGTDKPSPGVKQVSGRVRDTGGKAIGGVAITMRDSAGHEYRATSNQDGRFSIKSRAGKPIAAGAIKVVAVKDGYRTARTTVQGTAGDAAKAQLTLNAVAVPVKTSPSPVSVVDAVPEPETSVAAGAPPDLEAVSGESSNSLPFAVLGGSLVAVGVGALALMMIRRRRTL is encoded by the coding sequence GTGACGCGCTTACGTGCGCGATGGGCCCGCGCCGCCGCATTGGTTGCGCTGCTCGGGGGGACGCTTGTGGTGGCGGCGGCGCCCGTGGCGGGCGCGCCGACACCCATCCGCATCCTGAGCGTGTCCGCGGAGAACGTGGAGCCCGGCGACAAGGTGCGCGTGCAGTTCCGCGTGACCAACACCGGGCAAGGGGCCGAGACCGCCGTCGTGGTGGTCGGTGGTGGCCTGGATTGCGCTACCGGATGCCGGGCTGAGCCCAATCTCCGACCCGGCCAGAGCCAGGACTTCGGGGCCACCCTCGTCGCGCCCAAGGTTGCCGCAGGTGAGACGAGCGGTCGCAACATCTCGGTCGCGGTGCGGCTCGGCGGGCAGAACAGCTACGACCACAAGATGGTCTACGTCCATGGCTCCGGCACCTCGACTCCCGGCACGGACAAACCGTCGCCCGGGGTCAAGCAGGTGTCCGGCCGGGTCCGCGACACCGGCGGGAAAGCGATCGGCGGCGTAGCCATCACCATGCGCGACAGCGCCGGGCACGAATACCGCGCGACCAGCAACCAGGACGGCCGGTTCTCGATCAAGTCGCGCGCCGGCAAGCCGATCGCTGCGGGCGCGATCAAGGTCGTCGCGGTCAAGGACGGCTACCGCACCGCCCGCACCACCGTTCAGGGCACCGCCGGTGACGCGGCGAAGGCGCAGCTGACTCTGAACGCCGTGGCCGTGCCCGTCAAAACCTCGCCGTCACCTGTATCGGTGGTGGACGCGGTACCCGAGCCGGAGACGAGCGTGGCCGCGGGGGCGCCGCCCGATCTCGAGGCTGTGAGCGGCGAGAGCAGCAACTCCTTGCCGTTCGCCGTGCTGGGCGGCTCGCTGGTCGCCGTGGGCGTAGGTGCGCTTGCGCTGATGATGATCCGCCGACGGAGAACACTCTGA
- a CDS encoding ABC transporter permease, whose product MSSTLETRPGPPPAAPADERVARQSPLSRLLARPEVGALVGAILIYIVFFIVAPPFRQPESLSSVLYVSSTFGIMAVAVALLMIGGEFDLSAGVAVTSSALFASMFAYQFTLNLWVGVAAALVFSLLVGFINGYLVVKTGIPSFLVTLGTFFMLRGLNLALTKAVTGNVATNDVSNMDGFDSAQKVFASSFSIGSVSIRITLLWWILFVAVGTWLLLRTRIGNWIFAVGGSAPSSRAVGVPVNKVKIGLFMGVGFLAWFMGMHNLFAFNTVQSGGGLGNEFIYIVAAVVGGCLLTGGYGSVIGAAIGAFIFGMTNLGIVYAGWDPDWFYFFLGALLLGAILLNSFVRRRAEAMR is encoded by the coding sequence ATGAGTTCAACTCTCGAGACCAGACCCGGTCCGCCGCCGGCCGCGCCGGCGGACGAGCGGGTCGCCCGGCAGTCCCCGCTGTCCCGCCTGCTCGCCCGGCCCGAAGTGGGCGCCCTGGTCGGCGCGATCCTGATCTACATCGTCTTCTTCATCGTCGCCCCGCCGTTCCGCCAGCCCGAATCCCTGTCGTCGGTGCTCTACGTCAGCTCCACGTTCGGCATCATGGCGGTCGCCGTGGCCCTGCTGATGATCGGCGGCGAGTTCGACCTGTCCGCCGGCGTCGCGGTCACCTCGTCGGCGCTGTTCGCGTCGATGTTCGCCTACCAGTTCACCCTGAACCTGTGGGTCGGCGTCGCCGCCGCGCTGGTGTTCTCCCTGCTCGTCGGCTTCATCAACGGCTACCTCGTGGTGAAGACGGGCATACCCAGCTTCCTGGTCACCCTCGGCACCTTCTTCATGCTGCGCGGCCTCAACCTGGCGCTGACCAAGGCGGTCACCGGCAACGTGGCCACCAACGACGTGTCGAACATGGACGGTTTCGACTCCGCGCAGAAGGTGTTCGCCTCGTCGTTCTCGATCGGCAGCGTCTCCATCCGGATCACCCTGCTGTGGTGGATCCTGTTCGTCGCCGTCGGCACGTGGCTGCTGCTGCGTACCCGGATCGGGAACTGGATCTTCGCGGTCGGCGGATCGGCGCCCAGCTCGCGGGCGGTCGGCGTGCCGGTCAACAAGGTCAAGATCGGCCTCTTCATGGGCGTCGGATTCCTGGCCTGGTTCATGGGCATGCACAACCTGTTTGCCTTCAACACCGTGCAGTCCGGCGGTGGCCTCGGCAACGAGTTCATCTACATCGTCGCCGCAGTGGTCGGCGGCTGCCTGCTCACCGGCGGCTACGGCTCGGTGATCGGCGCGGCCATCGGCGCCTTCATCTTCGGCATGACCAACCTCGGCATCGTCTACGCCGGCTGGGATCCCGACTGGTTCTACTTCTTCCTCGGCGCGCTGCTGCTCGGCGCGATCCTGCTCAATTCCTTCGTCCGCAGACGAGCGGAGGCCATGCGATGA
- a CDS encoding sugar phosphate isomerase/epimerase family protein, with protein sequence MKIALDPYMLRSVPLLELPRTVAELGYRYIEMSPRDDFLPFFLHPRVDRAGVQAFRRELAAAQVEVASVLPLYRWSGPDEDERQSAVRYWKRAIEITSELGVSVMNSEFNGRPSEASSSEAQFWRSMEELLPVFEREGVRLVLEPHPDDFLEDGIGAINLIRGINSDLVSFLYCAPHTFHQGGDLEAIIRHAGPLLTQLHLADSFDHRASSGLRYIVNPPGSTARVHQHLDIGQGEVDWDLFFRTLADVGFDGIATVCVFAWEERAQDSARHNLAEVNRYLEKYPHP encoded by the coding sequence ATGAAGATCGCCCTCGACCCGTACATGCTCCGATCCGTTCCCCTGCTGGAATTGCCCCGCACGGTGGCCGAACTGGGCTACCGCTACATCGAGATGTCGCCGCGCGACGACTTCCTGCCGTTCTTCCTGCACCCAAGGGTCGACCGGGCCGGGGTGCAGGCGTTCCGCCGGGAGCTGGCGGCGGCGCAGGTCGAGGTGGCGTCGGTGCTGCCGCTCTACCGCTGGTCCGGGCCGGACGAGGACGAGCGGCAGTCGGCGGTCCGGTACTGGAAACGGGCCATCGAGATCACCTCGGAGCTCGGGGTGAGCGTGATGAACTCCGAGTTCAACGGCCGGCCGTCGGAGGCGTCGTCGAGCGAGGCCCAGTTCTGGCGGTCCATGGAGGAGCTGCTGCCGGTCTTCGAGCGGGAGGGCGTACGGCTGGTGCTGGAACCGCACCCGGACGACTTCCTCGAGGACGGCATCGGCGCGATCAACCTGATCCGCGGCATCAACTCCGACCTGGTCAGCTTCCTGTACTGCGCGCCGCACACCTTCCACCAGGGCGGCGACCTGGAAGCCATCATCCGGCACGCCGGGCCGCTGCTCACCCAGCTGCACCTGGCCGACTCGTTCGACCACCGCGCCTCATCCGGCCTGCGCTACATCGTCAACCCGCCCGGCTCGACCGCGCGCGTACACCAGCACCTGGACATCGGCCAGGGCGAGGTGGACTGGGACCTGTTCTTCCGCACCCTCGCCGACGTCGGCTTCGACGGCATCGCCACGGTCTGCGTCTTCGCCTGGGAGGAACGCGCCCAGGACAGCGCCCGCCACAACCTCGCCGAGGTCAACCGCTACCTGGAGAAATACCCGCACCCTTAG
- a CDS encoding Gfo/Idh/MocA family protein, translating into MIRVGVIGTGMIGQDHIRRMTTVLSGVEVTAVSDVNAEAATAVAEQIGARVHTTGQELIVSPQVDAVVVCSWGPTHEQYVLAAIAAGKPVFCEKPLATTTEACRRIIEAETAYGSRLVQVGYMRRYDSAYRALKAVLDTGQIGTPLMMHCAHRNPSVPSFYEKDMAITDTAVHEIDMIRWMLADEVAAVRVLVPRRSRNGGPLQDPLFFVMEMAGGAIADVEISVNIRYGYDIRGEIVGEDGTAALGELSPLVVRHAGQVATPVPADWRERFLRAYDIELQEWINGIAGGAAATGPSSWDGYAAAVVSDAGVSALRSGERVPIDLMDKPKLYAEVAA; encoded by the coding sequence GTGATCCGGGTGGGCGTGATCGGCACCGGCATGATCGGGCAGGACCACATCCGGCGGATGACGACCGTGCTGTCCGGTGTCGAGGTGACCGCGGTGTCCGACGTCAACGCCGAAGCGGCCACCGCCGTCGCCGAGCAGATCGGGGCGCGGGTGCACACCACCGGCCAGGAGCTGATCGTCTCGCCGCAGGTCGACGCGGTGGTGGTCTGCTCCTGGGGACCCACCCATGAGCAGTACGTGCTCGCCGCCATCGCCGCCGGCAAACCGGTCTTCTGCGAGAAACCCCTGGCCACCACCACCGAGGCATGCCGGCGGATCATCGAGGCGGAGACCGCGTACGGCAGCCGGCTCGTCCAGGTCGGCTACATGCGCCGCTACGACAGCGCCTACCGCGCGCTCAAGGCGGTCCTGGACACCGGGCAGATCGGTACGCCACTGATGATGCACTGCGCCCACCGGAATCCGAGCGTGCCCTCGTTCTACGAGAAGGACATGGCGATCACCGACACCGCGGTGCACGAGATCGACATGATCCGCTGGATGCTCGCCGACGAGGTCGCGGCCGTGCGGGTCCTGGTGCCCCGCCGCAGCCGCAACGGCGGGCCGCTGCAGGATCCGCTGTTCTTCGTGATGGAGATGGCCGGTGGGGCGATCGCGGACGTGGAGATCTCGGTCAACATCCGTTACGGGTACGACATCCGCGGGGAGATCGTCGGCGAGGACGGGACCGCGGCGCTGGGGGAGCTGAGCCCGCTCGTGGTCCGGCACGCGGGGCAGGTCGCCACGCCGGTGCCGGCCGACTGGCGGGAACGGTTCCTTCGGGCGTACGACATCGAGCTGCAGGAATGGATCAACGGGATCGCCGGCGGCGCGGCGGCCACCGGGCCGAGCAGCTGGGACGGGTACGCGGCCGCGGTCGTCTCGGACGCCGGGGTGAGCGCTCTGCGCAGCGGGGAGCGCGTACCGATCGATCTGATGGACAAGCCCAAGCTGTACGCGGAGGTGGCCGCATGA
- a CDS encoding TIM barrel protein, translated as MTRLQLGSCPDSWGVWFADDPRQTPWHRFLDELAGVGYEWLELGPYGYLPTDPAQLSDELARRNLRVAGGTMHGYSGLHRAGDFPEILERTRLVAELTAALGAEHLVFVPVPGYRDDVTGAYLEPGTLDDDAWKTLVRGTDELGRVLFEEYGLRLQFHHHADSYVETRPQIDRLLAETNPAYVSLCLDTGHLAYGSGDAAMLIAEHPDRVGYLHIKQMDPAIVRRARTEDLAFGQAVAMGASCEPPAGEPDIPTVVEALRQRGQDTFVIVEQDMYPVEFDKPAPIAARTYAYLRSCGIGESS; from the coding sequence GTGACCAGGCTTCAACTCGGCAGCTGCCCCGACTCGTGGGGAGTGTGGTTCGCCGACGACCCGCGCCAGACACCCTGGCACCGGTTCCTCGACGAGCTGGCCGGCGTCGGCTACGAGTGGCTGGAGCTCGGCCCGTACGGCTACCTGCCCACCGACCCGGCCCAGCTCAGCGACGAGCTGGCCCGCCGCAACCTGCGGGTCGCCGGCGGCACCATGCACGGCTACAGCGGCCTGCACCGCGCCGGCGACTTCCCGGAGATTCTGGAACGGACCCGGCTGGTCGCCGAACTGACCGCCGCCCTCGGCGCGGAGCACCTGGTGTTCGTGCCGGTGCCCGGCTACCGCGACGACGTGACCGGCGCCTACCTGGAACCGGGCACCCTCGACGACGACGCCTGGAAGACGCTGGTCCGCGGCACCGACGAACTCGGCCGGGTGCTGTTCGAGGAGTACGGTCTGCGCCTGCAGTTCCACCACCACGCCGACAGCTACGTGGAGACCCGCCCGCAGATCGACCGGCTGCTCGCCGAGACCAACCCGGCGTACGTGTCACTCTGCCTGGACACCGGGCACCTCGCGTACGGCAGCGGGGACGCGGCGATGCTGATCGCCGAGCACCCGGACCGGGTCGGCTACCTGCACATCAAACAGATGGACCCGGCCATCGTCCGGCGCGCCCGCACCGAGGACCTCGCCTTCGGCCAGGCCGTCGCGATGGGCGCCAGCTGCGAACCACCCGCCGGCGAACCCGACATCCCGACCGTCGTCGAGGCCCTGCGACAGCGCGGTCAGGACACCTTCGTGATCGTCGAGCAGGACATGTACCCGGTCGAGTTCGACAAGCCGGCGCCGATCGCCGCCCGCACCTACGCGTACCTGCGTTCCTGCGGGATCGGGGAGTCATCGTGA
- a CDS encoding ATP-binding cassette domain-containing protein — protein sequence MTALVRLADAGKNYGNIIALRGVDLEVGPGEVTCVLGDNGAGKSTLIKIIAGLHQHTTGTYEVEGKAVQFSSPREALDHGIATVYQDLAVVPLMPVWRNFFLGNEIRKGFRMDIPKMRSTTKKELLDMGIDLRDVDQPIGTLSGGERQCVAISRAVYFGAKVLILDEPTAALGVKQSGVVLRYIIQARERGLGVIFITHNPHHAYPVGDRFLLLKRGQSIGYYRKTEITRDELTALMAGGAELEELSHELEQAGAGTADVAKILGEEVHDLGIDRVHSKETP from the coding sequence ATGACCGCGCTGGTCCGGCTGGCCGACGCCGGCAAGAACTACGGCAACATCATCGCGCTGCGCGGTGTCGACCTGGAGGTCGGCCCCGGCGAGGTGACCTGTGTGCTCGGCGACAACGGCGCCGGCAAGTCCACCCTCATCAAGATCATTGCTGGTCTGCACCAGCACACGACCGGGACGTACGAGGTCGAGGGCAAGGCGGTGCAGTTCAGCTCCCCGCGCGAGGCCCTCGACCACGGCATCGCCACCGTCTACCAGGACCTGGCGGTCGTGCCCCTGATGCCGGTGTGGCGCAACTTCTTCCTCGGCAACGAGATCCGCAAGGGCTTCCGGATGGACATCCCGAAGATGCGCAGCACCACCAAGAAGGAACTGCTCGACATGGGCATCGACCTGCGCGACGTGGACCAGCCGATCGGCACCCTCTCCGGCGGCGAACGGCAGTGCGTGGCGATCTCCCGGGCCGTGTACTTCGGCGCCAAGGTGCTCATCCTCGACGAGCCGACCGCGGCGCTGGGCGTCAAACAGTCCGGGGTGGTGCTGCGCTACATCATCCAGGCCCGCGAACGGGGCCTCGGCGTCATCTTCATCACCCACAACCCGCACCACGCGTACCCGGTGGGCGACCGGTTCCTACTGCTCAAGCGCGGGCAGAGCATCGGCTACTACCGCAAGACCGAGATCACCCGCGACGAGCTGACCGCGCTGATGGCCGGCGGCGCCGAGCTGGAGGAGCTGAGCCACGAGCTGGAGCAGGCCGGCGCCGGCACCGCCGACGTGGCGAAGATCCTCGGTGAAGAGGTCCACGACCTCGGCATCGACCGGGTGCACTCGAAGGAGACGCCGTGA
- a CDS encoding phosphotransferase — MVFGLRLDGGRDVVVKARADAGRATSCVAAQTRLAERGFPCARPLTPVVGVGALAVHAEEFRPGGEVVHGDSPDTARGCAEVFARLMVELAGVAVAPPLPNPPWVRWDHADAALWPANALLDNRDQSVVSEHIVRTAERARGRLLATGLPCVLGHADFEAQNLRWRGGQVWTVHDWDSLAWQPEAALVGAASGSFASSGPPTLAPIESSEAFLTAYQDCRGRMFTSGELEIAWAAGLWMAAYNAREMALCGGDPAGGDALRAQAAERLRRADA; from the coding sequence ATGGTGTTCGGTCTGCGGTTGGACGGTGGCAGGGACGTCGTGGTCAAGGCGCGTGCCGACGCCGGCCGGGCCACGTCGTGCGTCGCGGCGCAGACCAGGTTGGCCGAGCGGGGGTTTCCGTGTGCCCGTCCGCTCACGCCGGTGGTCGGCGTCGGTGCGCTGGCCGTGCACGCCGAGGAGTTCCGGCCCGGCGGTGAGGTGGTGCACGGGGATTCGCCGGACACAGCCCGTGGCTGCGCGGAGGTGTTCGCGCGGCTGATGGTCGAGCTTGCCGGAGTGGCCGTCGCGCCGCCGCTGCCGAATCCGCCGTGGGTGCGCTGGGACCACGCCGATGCTGCGTTGTGGCCGGCGAACGCCCTTCTCGACAACCGGGACCAGAGTGTCGTGTCGGAGCACATTGTTCGGACGGCGGAGCGGGCTCGGGGACGGCTGCTGGCCACCGGTCTGCCGTGCGTACTCGGGCACGCCGACTTCGAGGCGCAGAACCTGCGGTGGCGGGGCGGGCAGGTGTGGACGGTGCACGACTGGGACAGTCTGGCGTGGCAGCCGGAGGCGGCGCTGGTGGGAGCGGCGAGCGGGTCATTCGCCAGTTCCGGGCCGCCGACGCTGGCGCCGATCGAGAGCTCCGAGGCGTTCCTGACGGCGTATCAAGATTGTCGAGGGCGGATGTTCACGTCTGGTGAGCTGGAGATCGCTTGGGCGGCCGGTTTGTGGATGGCCGCGTACAACGCCCGGGAGATGGCATTGTGCGGTGGCGACCCGGCCGGCGGCGATGCGCTGCGAGCGCAGGCTGCCGAACGCCTCCGCCGGGCTGACGCGTGA